The Labilithrix sp. nucleotide sequence CTAGCGTCCCGCGGGTCGGCTAGGATGGGGCGATGAGCACGCGCCGCGCGGGGCTGCGTCTTCAGCTCCTCCTCGCGCTCGCGGGCGTCATCCTCGTCGCGTACGTGCCGCTCTTCTTTGCGATCGCGCAGGTCACGCGCGCGAGCGCCCTCGCCGATCGCGACGACGCGGCGCGCGCGCTCGGCCGCGCGATCGCGGCGCACGTCGCCGACGTCCGCGCCTACGATCCGAGCGCGCTCGAGCGCGTCGTCCGCTCCCACACCGGCGAGCAGGGCGCGCTCGCGATCGGCGTCTTCGGTCCGGAGGGCGACGCGATCGCGTCGAGCGGCGAGGAGCTGCCGGCCCCGGCCCCGCCCTACGGCGAGCGGACCGCGCGCGCGGTCTCGGCCGGCGGCGTGCGCGCGCTCGACGTGACGTTGCCGAGCGGGGCGTCGGAGGTCGTCGTCGTGCGTGTCGGCGCGGAGGACGATCGCGCGCGGACGGGGAAGCTCGTCCGCGGGGTCGCGCTCTACATGAGCGTGTTCGCGCTCGCGCTCCTCGTGTTCGCGTACATCACGCTCACGCGCACGATCGTGCGGCCGATCGAGCAGCTCGCGCGGGCGGCCGATCGCGTCGCGAACGGCGCGCGCGACCTCGACCTGCCGTCCGCCGGCGCGCGCGAGGTCGTCGATCTCGGATCGAGCGTGCGCGCGATGGCGACGCGCCTCCTCGCGGAGGAGAAGGCGCTGCGCGGCAAGGTCGACGAGCTGACCGCGACCTCCAAGCGCCTCGGCGAGACGCGGGAGCAGCTCGCCGGCAGCGAGCGCATGGCGAGCGTCGGGCGGCTCGCGGCCGGCGTCGCGCACGAGATCGGGAACCCCATCGCCGCGATCATGGGGATGCACGACCTCCTCGCCGACGACATGACCGACGACGAGACGCGCGCGGACTTCCTCCGCCGCATGCGGAAGGAGACGGAGCGCATCCACGTCGTCGTGAAGGACCTCCTCGACTACGCGCGCCCGGAGGACGACGGCCCCGACTCCGTGCGCTCGCTCGGCGCGAACGTCGCCGAGATCGTCGACGACGCGCTCGCGCTCGTGCGCCCGCAGAAGGACTTCAAGTCGATCGCGGCGGCGATCGAGGTCCCGTCCGATCTGCGCGTCGCGCTCTCGCCGCAAAGGTTCACGCAGGTGCTCCTCAACTTGTTCCTCAACGCCGGCGCCGCGCTCGCGGGGCGGCCGGAGCCGCGAGAGCTCCGCGTGCGGGCGCGGAGCGAAGAGGGCCTCGTCACGATCGAGGTGGAGGACAACGGGCCCGGCATCGCGCCCGAGCTCCGCGCGCGCGTCTTCGATCCGTTCGTGACGACGAAGGAGGTCGGCGCCGGCACCGGGCTCGGGCTCGCGGTGGTCCGCGGCATCGTCGAGGGAGCGAAGGGCAAGATCCGGATCGACCCGACCTACGCGAACGGCGCGCGGTTCGTCCTCGAGCTCCCGGGCGCGCCGGCGAGTTAACTCGCACCTCGGCGAGGACGCCAAGATTCGTGGAGTATCGGCGCGATGTGTCGTCAGAAGGTTGACGGATGGAGCGTCTTCCGGCATCGGCACATGATGGACAAGCGCTCGACTCGTTGGATCCTTTCGTCTTTTGCCCTCGTCAGCGTGACCGGGTGCGCCATCGCCGCGTGCAGCGACAGCGACCCTGCCGTCGGCCCCTCGACCCTCCTCGACGGCGGCGGCAACGGCAACGACAGCGGCGGCAACCCGGTGACCGGCGACGGCAGCGTGACCGGCCCGACCGACACCGGCTCGCCGCAAAACGACGCGGACACGACGGACGCGAGCAACGATCCGGACGCCGGCAACGATCCCGATGCCGGCAACGATCCCGATGCCGGCACCGACCCCGA carries:
- a CDS encoding HAMP domain-containing histidine kinase; this translates as MSTRRAGLRLQLLLALAGVILVAYVPLFFAIAQVTRASALADRDDAARALGRAIAAHVADVRAYDPSALERVVRSHTGEQGALAIGVFGPEGDAIASSGEELPAPAPPYGERTARAVSAGGVRALDVTLPSGASEVVVVRVGAEDDRARTGKLVRGVALYMSVFALALLVFAYITLTRTIVRPIEQLARAADRVANGARDLDLPSAGAREVVDLGSSVRAMATRLLAEEKALRGKVDELTATSKRLGETREQLAGSERMASVGRLAAGVAHEIGNPIAAIMGMHDLLADDMTDDETRADFLRRMRKETERIHVVVKDLLDYARPEDDGPDSVRSLGANVAEIVDDALALVRPQKDFKSIAAAIEVPSDLRVALSPQRFTQVLLNLFLNAGAALAGRPEPRELRVRARSEEGLVTIEVEDNGPGIAPELRARVFDPFVTTKEVGAGTGLGLAVVRGIVEGAKGKIRIDPTYANGARFVLELPGAPAS